Below is a genomic region from Miniphocaeibacter halophilus.
TCCCTAGGAGTTGGTATAGTTTTTATTTTATACCCCATTTCTATTAATTTTTTTTCTGTCATCATTGTAAAATTAACAGAATCAAAAGTTAATAATATTACATCCATTATCTAATTACCACATTTTTAGAAGCTTCTTTTATTTTCTCATAAATTGTATACATATTGGAAATTTCTCCAATTTTAAATTTATCCTTCAAGTTATAATAATCTAAACATGTACCACAGGAATGTATTTCTACACCTTCCTTAGCTAATTTTTCTATATCATCTAAAACCGGTGAACCTTCACAAGTTAAAAATACTCCACTATTATAAAATATCATGGTATTTGGTAAGGGTTTAGTTTCTGTAACTGTATACATAAATGACTTCATCAATATATGTCCCAGCTCCTCTTCTCCACCACCCATAGTATCTGAAGCAATTACTAATGTGTAGTCCTCATCTTCCATTATTTCACATGTTAGATTATCTTTTTTTTCTGACTTATTAATAGTAACCCTATATTCATCTTCTGAAATTGTTACAACACTATATTCATATCCTTGACCTTTAGCTAGTCTTGAAAGATTTTCTACTGCAACTTTATTATCAACAGTCGTTTCAACTTCTCCACTGTCTAAATTATCTAATTCTTTTTTTGTTAATATTACAGGCTTTGGACAAGCTAGTCCTTTAGCATCAATTTTTATCATTATATCCTCCTATTGTCTATCTACATTAGTAACTGAATCCTTATGGATTAAATATAATCCATTTTCAGTTTTTATTATTTTTTCTATATCCGGAACACTAATAACTGTGTCAGCCTTCCCTCTAATATATTCAGAATAATTGTTTTTACTAAGTAAAAATACCCTATTATCACTTACAAATAGGTTATTATAATCACCCTTTAACTGAATTGAGTTGATTAACTTAAAATCAAAATCATAAATGTTTAATGAATCACCTTCTAATATATAAATATTGGATTTTAAAACTCC
It encodes:
- the yedF gene encoding sulfurtransferase-like selenium metabolism protein YedF, whose translation is MIKIDAKGLACPKPVILTKKELDNLDSGEVETTVDNKVAVENLSRLAKGQGYEYSVVTISEDEYRVTINKSEKKDNLTCEIMEDEDYTLVIASDTMGGGEEELGHILMKSFMYTVTETKPLPNTMIFYNSGVFLTCEGSPVLDDIEKLAKEGVEIHSCGTCLDYYNLKDKFKIGEISNMYTIYEKIKEASKNVVIR